In the genome of Amaranthus tricolor cultivar Red isolate AtriRed21 chromosome 15, ASM2621246v1, whole genome shotgun sequence, one region contains:
- the LOC130801117 gene encoding protein FAR-RED IMPAIRED RESPONSE 1-like: protein MVSRVKKNKGDAVRYKRSTKRVGCKVKLILKIDKKKGTYFVFKFIDGRSHCLITPTSRHYIRGNRKMTILHKNFISKNARINVGPVKSFRLLEENVGIYENVGAIMQDFKNFHRDFKNYIKGDDGKMLIENFIKKRDIFLGFYFDYALDEDNHISHLFWAEAISRKNYALLGEMVTFNYHHRSYITFGVGLLAKEDTESFEWLFRTFSYCMGDCKVGPELNKDEFFMKELNSFVWNVEQEESEFEEKWESIMIKYNLLEDKWFCNFFSIRDQWIPTYFRDITLGGILRTTSRSESINNLFNNFSNPHDAC, encoded by the exons ATGGTATCTAGAGTTAAGAAAAATAAGGGGGATGCTGTACGATATAAGAGATCAACCAAAAGAGTTGGTTGCAAGGTGAAGTTGatattgaaaattgataaaaagaAAGGAACGTATTTTGTTTTCAAGTTTATTGATGGGCGTAGTCATTGTCTTATTACCCCTACATCGCGACACTATATAAGGGGTAATAGGAAAATGACTATTTTACACAAGAATTTCATATCAAAAAATGCACGAATTAATGTAGGACCAGTCAAATCATTTAGACTTTTAGAGGAAAATGTAGGGATTTATGAAAATGTGGGAGCTATTATGCAagatttcaaaaattttcatagaGATTTCAAAAATTACATCAAAGGTGATGATGGAAAGATGTTGATTGAGAATTTCATTAAGAAAAGAGATATTTTCCTGGGGTTTTATTTTGACTATGCACTAGATGAGGATAACCACATTTCACATCTTTTTTGGGCAGAGGCAATTAGTAGGAAGAATTATGCCCTACTTGGAGAGATGGTCACCTTTAATT ATCATCATAGGTCTTATATTACATTTGGTGTTGGTTTGTTGGCTAAAGAGGATACTGAGTCATTTGAGTGGTTGTTTAGGACGTTTTCATACTGTATGGGGGATT GCAAAGTAGGACCTGAATTGAACAAAGATGAGTTTTTTATGAAAGaattaaatagttttgtgtggaaTGTTGAACAAGAAGAAAGTGAGTTTGAAGAAAAATGGGAGTCAATCATGATAAAGTATAATCTTCTTGAGGATAAATGGTTTTGTAACTTTTTTAGCATACGAGACCAATGGATACCGACATATTTTAGGGACATCACATTGGGAGGGATTTTGAGAACTACATCTAGATCAGAGAGCATTAACAatctttttaacaatttttcaaaCCCACATGATGCTTGTTGA